Part of the Vallitalea longa genome, CTAAAGAATTAACAACTTTGAAAAAAGATTTAACTTGGCTTAAAGAAGTGGATAGTGTTTCTCTTCAATCTGCACTTAGGAATTTAGATACTGCTTTTAAGAATTTCTTTCAAAAGAGAGCTAAATATCCTAGATTCAAATC contains:
- a CDS encoding transposase: TLIHKTFGCTRFVFNRFLNQRIELYKNEEKSTTYVNQAKELTTLKKDLTWLKEVDSVSLQSALRNLDTAFKNFFQKRAKYPRFKS